DNA sequence from the Dreissena polymorpha isolate Duluth1 chromosome 3, UMN_Dpol_1.0, whole genome shotgun sequence genome:
AATGCCGAGCACCCAATGGGCCCTATTCAACTCCTAGTATCGTAATACGGTCCTATAACAATTGTTACATGTAGGGGAATATGTTTTACTTCCTGAGTGCTAGTATAACTCGTCTGactttattgttttacattttatttcagcACGAGGGTACGAAGTGCTACAGGAACGGGTCGTATGATAACATGGGAGGGAATCTGCATGACTACCAGACTCATCTTACTTTTTTCTCATTGTATTTCAGCACAAGAGGGTACGAAGTGTTACAGGAACGAGGCGGCTGGTGAAAGAGACGGAAACGTGTACTACTGCGTGAATACCAGACTCATCTTACTTTTTTCTCATTGTATTTCAGCACAAGAGGGTACGAAGTGTTACAGAAACGAGGCGGTAGGTGAGAAAGAAGGGAACGTGTACTACTGTGCTGACCAGACGAAGACGGAGTGCTGTGAGGAGGACGCAGCTTTCACCTGCTGTGAGCCCAAGTCCAAGAAGACTCTGTATGTCTAACTGTTACATGTTGTCCGTAAACAATCGTTGGTTGTCcgttaaaaaaacaaaagaaatagcAGGAATTTAAGTTCTACTTCAAGGTCAGGGCCATCATTCTCGAGTCTTATAAGTAAATAAGGTATTCACTTCTTTATCATGAATGCTCACGCACCCCCCTCCCCCAGTTGCTCACATATTATAGCTTCTGACGCGGAAAGACCTCATACTCTTAGAAATGTACCCCCGTCCCCATCCGCACGCGCATAAAATTATGCACATAATGTTTCTTACCACTTACAATTGTTAatctaaaataaagaaaaaaagacgacagtttatgcacatgcgttaaacTCCGTTTCCCAATACGCGGCGAAAAGAGCTACAACGTAGCAGGATACAGAGCTGTTTATTGACAATATGAACACTATTGATATGATTActatttatgaaaatgaaataagAATTGTACTCTGATGTGCTCATATGTGTGGCTGCTTTTTGAGTGCGTTTATGTGTGGTTGTACAACGGTTATTTAATTATTTGCCTTTATTAAAACTAACCATTAGATGACAATCAATTTATATAAGACACACGGATATATAGTTGCAGTTTAATTCATTGAATAAGCGCACAACCGTTGATTCAGTACTTGTATCACGTTCTCAATTGTTGTAAAACGCCAACTGCATTCGacagacacacaaaaaaatcGCTTAAAAACAAACTGTGCaagtaaaataaatatctttaatcATGTCAATATTGCTATAATCTTTATACAGGAACAAATGAACGATGAGGAAaagtttgcatttttatttagAGGCTTGACtatcatttatttgcacaacaAAGGTACATGTGTATCGAACAAAAACGCAAGCATGGAAATATATATGGCCATTAATCATCCTGATTTTACTAGCGGATCAACGGTGCCATCCTCATTAAAACAACGATCAATAGTTCCGGATAGAAATTATATGTATTTGTGCTGGACCAAAGTTCATCATGATTTATATTGAACCATTGTGCCTTTTGAAAGGTCGATAGATGATTGTGGAATATTGAGCGCTTTAAGCGCTGACATGGTCCAGAAACCACAACAAAAGTCTAATCGAAAAACATATGAGCAGCAATCTGggaaaaactgtgcttaatgaatgagcgtaaagtgtcatcccggactGTGCTTAATGAatgagcgttaagtgtcatcccggacTGTGCTTAATGAatgagcgttaagtgtcatcccggacTGTGCTTAATGAatgagcgttaagtgtcatcccggacTGTGCTTAATGAAagagcgttaagtgtcatcccggacTGTGCTTAATGACtgagcgttaagtgtcatcccggacTGCGCTTAATGAatgagcgttaagtgtcatcccggacTGTGCTTAATGAatgagcgttaagtgtcatcccggacTGTGCTTAATGAatgagcgttaagtgtcatcccggacTGTGCTTAATGACtgagcgttaagtgtcatctCGTACTGTGCTTAATGAatgagcgttaagtgtcatcccggacTGTGCTTAATGACtgagcgttaagtgtcatcccggacTGTGCTTAATGAatgagcgttaagtgtcatcccgtACTGTGCTTAATGACTGAGCGTTGAGTGTCATCCCGGACTGCGCTTAATGAatgagcgttaagtgtcatcccggacTGTGCTTAATGAatgagcgttaagtgtcatcccggacTGTGCTTAATGAatgagcgttaagtgtcatcccggacTGTGCTTAATGAatgagcgttaagtgtcatcccggatttgACTGTGAAGTTCTCGTAtgcatatcagggacgacacttcccgcttttatggaattgttcgttaAAAGGAGGTATCCTCTTAACAAAAaatcagtttaggcggaaagttttgtctgTGCGAACTAAACAATCTCTTCGGTGTTGACACTTTATAAGTTTATGCACATTCATGACgtcaagttttcccagaacgaggctcatatccACGCGACATTATGTTTCTTGTTATACAGTAATCACATGTAACAACCTCTTTAAGCTTCTGTTGAAATACAGTGCACACAGAGTTTCTTACTTAAATATTATCGAAAACAATACGAAAAAACgcattaaatttgtttaaatggtATAAGTATAATACTCGTATTTATTACGCGATGTCGGGTGATGCATCTGTAGTAAAACGAGTAAGTAAACGACATAGCTACACAAATATATTCCATTCGCAACGAGCGCTTTCGAACATAATAACGTGTATTGTTTACTAGAAAAATTTCAAAGTGCTGAAGGCAAtgcagttgttcgctattgcataaccttatacgcaattcattttttcaaaattaagttatCGCTTTTAATAtatcaagttaaaaaaaatccatcCCATTTACATGCATTGAATGTGTGTCCAAACGCAAATGTCGaaatgtgggtgcactgtttagaATCCTACTGATGTTATAGAGATACCTTGGACTAAATAACAACATTTCCTTTTTTATACTTCCTGACAGTATATCAAGTGACATTTGTATTCCGAGAACaagttaatttaaaatgaaactaTTTCTAAGGACCATTTAATGAACATCGTTATCTGAATCTGAATGAATACGTTGAAGTGACCAAGTTTGGCTTTTATTCAACGGGGAGTGCGCATGAAATTAATATGAGCTTGGCAAATGTCCCACTTTTGACGATATTGCGGCCTTAAAGCACTCAATAGATGTTGAGTTCACTGTGCTTTCACTGAGTAAGTTCCAGTCAAGGATAGTTCGCGGAAAGAAAGAGTATTTAAATTTATCACTGTTTGTGTGTAATGGCTGGTAGCCCTTAGAGTTATTGTTCACCGATTTTAACACTATATTGTCGTGGACGTAATCTTCAAACTTCTTAGCCCTAATAGTGCGTTTCGGTCTAAGTCGATGCAAATAGTGATTAATGTTAATAGCCGGTACGTGCCCTTCCACTACCTTGTACAAGAACGTCAGTCTTTGGTGGCGTAGCCTCTCTTGTAGTGTGGGGAGGTTTAGATCGTCAAGCATGGCTGTTACACATCCTTCTTGTCTGGATTTGTAATCTCTGGTGATAAAGCGAGCCGCAGATCGTTGGACTCGCTCTAGCTTGTCTATGTCACCTTGCTGGTATGGGTCCCACACTACACTCCCATACTCCAGTTTAGAGCGAATGAGCGCTTGGTACGCGGTCTTCCGGCAGTTTTGGGGGCAGTATCTGAGGTTGCGTCTCAGGAAGCCTAGTGTAGAGTTGGCCCGTTTAGTAATGTTTGAGATGTGGGTTTTCCATTTCATATCGTTGGAGAAAGTTATTCCTAAGTATGGGTTTTCTTGTACATTTTTGAGAATTGTGTTGCCAATGGTGTAGAAAAATGAAGATTTCGTTTAAGAGCTGAGGAAATAACATTTCTTAGAGTTGAACCGCATTCCCCAGTCCTGGGCCCATTTTTGTAAATTCTCAAGGTCTTCTTGTAGGATTCGGTGGTCTTTGATTGAATTGATGGCTCTATACAGTAGGCAATCGTCTGCGAACAGCCGGATGTGGGATTTCACCCTTTCTGGTAGGTCGTTAATATGGCAAAGAAACAGCAGGGGCCCTAACACTGTGCCTTGAGGTACGCCAGATCCTACAGCAACATTACGGGATTTCTCTCCTTCAACCACGACGCACATTTCACGTTGTGTGAGGAAGTGGGATATCCAGTTGTGTATTGGACCGCGGATGCCGTAGTGTTCAAGCGTTAGCGTTAAAACATCGAATACCTAATACactacaaatataatttaattattgaaatttCCTTTACATATGTGTTTCCAAAGCCATATATATCAAGTGTTATGCTAGCAGATCACACGGTGTCTTCcagtctctgaccttaacatTGGTATAGAACACTCATGCGCGTTTGATTTTAgtggttgtttttttatttggtttttaaatgttataaaatagaaGTAGGTGAAGTGATAACTTTTTCACGTTTGTGTCGTTGTCTTTAGTTAAGTTCAAAGGTGGTTAGCGTgtagctatgatatttattactaaatgcataattttgaatgcaaaataatcaaattataacaaaacatcaacttctttttaaaaaatcactatcaaaaatatataacaaggcATTCAACTCAAAAttacccgaaaacagggtgcatcgctttgaacaggcATAACTTCAATAATTGTGccgcgatttccatgaacttggtcttattcaacgtagaaatgaatttcctttctggaaatgtacatatcttgtaatatttttttacaaatgttgggtcaaatttttagaaataacacaatacacaactCGCGCGACCTACTGGTCATCGGTTGCAGTTTTAAACAATCGTACTTTTTTGTTATGCCGTTAGTTTCCATAGAAGTGATAtccattttaaaaaatcaaaaaggTTCCCAGcccatatatattgttaaaacaaacgACACTCTACCTACatgtttgtcaaaatggacgagCACCATTGAAGCTTTTGTATTAATAAACTAGAACCATTTTCATCACTACAATTGTTTCGGTATAAAATTTAAAAGCGAAATATTGGTAcaacctttttatgtcccccaccactatagtgggggacatattgtttttgccctgtctgttggttggtctgtctgttggttggtttgtttgcccaaactttaacattttgccataacttttgcaatattgaagatagcaacttcatatttggcatgaatgtgtatctcatggagctgcacattttgagtggtgaaaggtcaaggtcaaggtcatccttcaaggtcaaaggtaaaaaaagcggcgcagaaggggacatagtgtttctgacaaacacatttctttttttgtataaaatcgaCTATATAGCATCTGCGGAATGTCATAATAGACCGGAAACAACCGAGAGAAAAAATGGGAATGTAAAcgggttaaaataaaaaattgaagaaCTGTTCGGAGATACCATACAgactatttattattattaactatttaCATTGTTTACAGTGAAATACAAACACGCTAATGATATGTTGATGGCGTTAGGGAGCTGGCTGCAAAAGCGATCTTAGGGGATTTTTGTTTCGGTACTTAAAAGTGGATTAAAAAGATTGTGCCCAAAGGTATTTATGTTCGAAAACCAATTAAACACAAAGCCATTATGTTGATTGCAGACGCGAGCAGCTGATTCTCTGGGGCATCGTTATCGCCGTTGGCGTCATCATCGCTCTCGTCTGCTGCTACTTTTGGAGGGACAACGTCTGCTCTAAGTCCGACAAATCCACCAGGGGATGCTGCCGCTGCTGCCGACGAACGTATGTGACACACAAACTGCGTATCATTCTGGTATTCTTTGATATCTTTTATTTAAACCAGGTATCAAACTCTTGTATCGTCTGCGTGATTTGTATAAAGGTCGGGAGTACTGTACCCGGTATGTGCCATTACTTCCTGAATTATTTCTTATAATAAAATCCCTTGTAAAGATGAACATAACAAAAAACATGTTGATTGTAAATTAAAAGCTATTTAACCTCATTTATTATCACTGCATAAAGAAAGTAAACTTATAACATGAatgttttacttcatttcatGTCTGGATTGCTAAAAGCTTCTAATATCGAATACTTTGTAATAGAAACTTAATAAAATTGTTCAATTAAGTACAAGCTTTATTcacatgtttacaaataaaatcaCGACGCATCTGTACACtgataataaattgataaaacatttcAGTTCCGACGACGACCGGAAGCAGCTTACGCCTGTCCCTCAACCAGGAACCTCGAAGCCAGTGCGCTCTTTCTCGCCGAGCCCCTGGCGTGCCGGCGACCGGATGTCGCGGAACAACTTCAGTGATAGCCCGGTTCCGCCGTTCCAGTTCCGATCTCCGACGTATGGGAAATACTGATGACGTCATAGCGAGAGCCTGAAAtatgttttctattatttaataTTCATGTTCCTTCAAAAGTGACCATTCGAGAATTTACAATTTGGAATGTTTCCTTTTAATAGCTTTTTTTTGTTTGTCTTTGTAATGCACTTTAAGTTCAAGCACAATTACATTTTATATGGAGCAAATTTACATATCTAGCATACAATAAAAAGTTGTTTgtgtatgtataaaaaaaaaaaaaaattaaaataaaacttattacAATACATCGTATGTTTTCAATTGTTGGGACTTTAAGTGCGTCAGGAGTTTGCGGGtagtgggagggggggggggggtatagtaatGCGTGCTTCCAGGTGATGACACATGGCACACGCGGACATTTTAGTTCTCATAGTCATAGCATTTTCGCTAAAAAAAATGGCGGGGCATTGGAGGGACTTATGGAAGAGCATTAAAGGAATATGAGATTACGGGTTCGCCTTCAATGTGAATCTTTTATGGGCATTCATAACGCCGTTTAGGAACATGATAACTGAGTTTCAGACcgaacataaaataatagtttattttgaCCTCGGCATGTACAGCGTATCGTCATATTTATTTACACATTGAAGTAAATACAGTTCATAAATAATTTCGTAGAAAgataacaatacaaaaataatcatgtttTGTGAGAATGTCACATGAATGAGGTTACCATTTAATCAGCGCATAATGTCAGGCGTTGTTTAATAATTGAAACAATAACACCAATCTTTACCTATTTTCTCTgtgaaaatataaatatcaaatataaaatatgagccgcgttctgagaaaactgggcttaatgcttgtgcgtaaagtgtcgtcccagattagcctgtgcaatccgcacaggctagtcagggacaacacttgccgcttttatgacattttatcgttggaatgaagtctcttcttagcaaaaatccaattttggcggaaagtgtcgtccctgtttagcctgtgaggacttcacaggctaatctgggacgacacttttcgcacatgcattaagcccagttttttcagaacgcgactcatatataaacATGTTCTCGTGTTTTTTAGCATTTTAAAGTAAACCTGGCTAGTTCTGTTTcagatattttaaacatttttggatGGAATCTATAATATATTGGAATAAATGTATTATTGCATCAGCAAAAGGAAATATTATAATCACGTGCTGTCTTTCATGTTTTAAGGTTGCATTAAACACGGCAATTTTCTGGTGTCTATTGTCTATAGATATTATGCGACACGAGGCACGTAATTTAGCAAATATGTTCCCCTCttgtattttcaacaatatcaagttACGATGATCTTTTAGATACTGATTTTACTGGTTAATCAATCATTGAGCGTTTGATTTTTTACTCTTAATATTTGTTTCTCGTCCAAAAACTAAGATGAACAAACATGCGACACAATTTATAGTAACGGAAATTTAAACACAATGTGACATTATA
Encoded proteins:
- the LOC127874308 gene encoding uncharacterized protein LOC127874308 isoform X2, producing MTTRLILLFSHCISAQEAQEGTKCYRNEAVGEKEGNVYYCADQTKTECCEEDAAFTCCEPKSKKTLREQLILWGIVIAVGVIIALVCCYFWRDNVCSKSDKSTRGCCRCCRRTSDDDRKQLTPVPQPGTSKPVRSFSPSPWRAGDRMSRNNFSDSPVPPFQFRSPTYGKY
- the LOC127874308 gene encoding uncharacterized protein LOC127874308 isoform X1; protein product: MNRRQHNCAYVVDTATWAAVLSVICALGLTTAQEGTKCYRNEAVGEKEGNVYYCADQTKTECCEEDAAFTCCEPKSKKTLREQLILWGIVIAVGVIIALVCCYFWRDNVCSKSDKSTRGCCRCCRRTSDDDRKQLTPVPQPGTSKPVRSFSPSPWRAGDRMSRNNFSDSPVPPFQFRSPTYGKY